Proteins from a single region of Flavobacterium sp. YJ01:
- the zwf gene encoding glucose-6-phosphate dehydrogenase, with amino-acid sequence MTKNKLKNPTIIVIFGGTGDLAKRKLFPAFQNLYLDGRMSEKFQIIALGRAEKTNEDFRSYVAENLNLFSRRKGVDDPETEKFLSHITYHSLDIDKEESYIGLNEKINNFDLAFGERANRLFYLSITPSFISTISSNIKKIGLAANPKQDRIIIEKPFGYDKTSAIELNEMLSQTFKEEQIYRIDHYLGKETVQNILAFRFGNSMFEPLWSRNFIDFVQITVAEEVGVEERGGFYEGVGALKDMIQNHLLQILCMTAMEAPASLNADDIRNRKADVLKSIRRIKPDEVDHYIVRGQYDAGEIKGVPVPGYRQDKGIAPDSNTETYVAMKIYLDNWRWQGIPFYLRSGKRMEEKQSSIIIQFKPVPHSSFSYGKEGMTPNRLIINIQPSMDIKLQFMTKKPGLSMSLRPAEMVFDYFACSTMSPEAYETLIADALLGDPTLFMRWDQVEEAWDAIDTIQQVWKTTAPKNFPNYKAGSWGPEEADELLARQGHAWIPNTQTKEEVLNDTDLQ; translated from the coding sequence ATGACTAAAAATAAACTTAAGAATCCAACAATCATTGTTATTTTTGGAGGAACCGGAGATTTGGCGAAGAGAAAGCTCTTTCCCGCATTTCAAAATCTGTACCTTGACGGGCGTATGTCTGAAAAGTTTCAGATTATTGCTCTTGGAAGAGCAGAAAAAACCAATGAAGATTTTCGCAGTTATGTCGCAGAAAACCTAAATCTTTTTTCAAGAAGAAAAGGAGTTGATGATCCAGAAACTGAAAAATTTCTTTCGCACATAACCTACCATAGTCTTGATATTGACAAGGAAGAATCGTATATCGGATTGAATGAAAAAATCAACAATTTCGATCTGGCTTTTGGCGAACGTGCTAATCGTCTTTTCTATCTTTCGATAACACCTTCTTTTATTTCAACGATTTCAAGCAATATCAAAAAAATCGGACTTGCGGCAAATCCGAAACAAGATCGTATTATCATCGAAAAACCATTTGGTTACGATAAAACTTCTGCAATTGAATTGAATGAAATGCTTTCGCAGACTTTTAAAGAAGAGCAGATTTATAGAATCGACCATTATTTAGGTAAAGAGACAGTTCAGAATATTTTGGCTTTCCGTTTTGGAAATTCAATGTTTGAACCTTTATGGAGTCGTAATTTCATTGATTTTGTACAAATTACCGTTGCTGAAGAAGTCGGCGTTGAAGAACGTGGCGGATTTTACGAAGGTGTTGGAGCATTAAAAGATATGATTCAGAACCATTTGCTTCAAATTTTATGTATGACGGCTATGGAAGCGCCTGCATCCTTAAATGCAGATGATATTCGTAACCGGAAAGCAGACGTTTTAAAATCTATTCGCCGTATTAAACCAGATGAAGTCGATCATTATATTGTCAGAGGTCAGTACGATGCTGGAGAAATAAAAGGCGTTCCAGTTCCAGGATATCGCCAAGATAAAGGCATTGCACCAGATTCTAATACAGAAACTTATGTAGCCATGAAGATTTATTTGGACAACTGGAGATGGCAGGGAATTCCGTTTTACTTGCGTTCTGGAAAAAGAATGGAAGAAAAACAGTCTTCTATCATTATTCAGTTTAAACCAGTCCCACATTCTTCATTTTCTTATGGAAAAGAAGGTATGACTCCAAACCGATTGATTATCAACATTCAGCCTTCAATGGACATTAAACTACAGTTTATGACCAAAAAGCCAGGTTTATCAATGTCTTTAAGACCTGCTGAAATGGTTTTTGATTATTTTGCTTGTTCTACAATGTCACCAGAAGCTTATGAAACATTAATAGCAGATGCCTTATTAGGAGATCCTACTCTATTTATGCGTTGGGATCAAGTGGAAGAAGCTTGGGACGCAATTGATACCATTCAGCAAGTTTGGAAAACAACTGCTCCAAAGAATTTCCCGAATTACAAAGCAGGAAGCTGGGGACCTGAAGAAGCTGACGAATTGTTAGCACGCCAAGGACACGCATGGATTCCGAATACACAAACAAAAGAAGAAGTTTTAAATGATACAGATTTACAATAA
- a CDS encoding response regulator — protein MPEKYNLHILIAEDDIDDADVMSETFNNNPSFSKVSIVANGEELLNYLKDESNKKPDVILTDINMPIIDGIEALQEILNTKELKDIPCFVYSTSINPSYKEKCDDMGVKAYLIKPYSFEAFAEIPKTILSIIEA, from the coding sequence ATGCCAGAAAAATACAATTTACATATTCTGATTGCCGAAGATGACATCGATGATGCAGATGTTATGTCAGAAACTTTTAACAATAATCCAAGTTTTAGCAAAGTAAGTATTGTTGCTAATGGTGAAGAACTGCTGAATTACTTAAAAGACGAATCAAACAAAAAACCCGACGTTATTCTTACCGATATCAACATGCCAATTATTGATGGTATTGAAGCGTTGCAAGAAATTCTAAATACGAAAGAATTAAAAGATATTCCGTGTTTTGTTTATTCAACAAGCATTAACCCATCTTACAAAGAAAAATGCGATGATATGGGCGTTAAAGCCTATTTGATTAAGCCTTATTCTTTTGAAGCTTTCGCCGAAATTCCGAAAACTATTTTAAGTATTATCGAAGCTTAA
- the pgl gene encoding 6-phosphogluconolactonase, protein MIQIYNNTEEINTVAADLFVESAEKAIAAKGKFTAVLTGGSSPAGIYKLLASDSYKNKIDWSKVYIFWGDERWVPLNDDLSNAKMSYSTLLSHVPVPQENIFEMYKDGVTPEEYAVTYEEIIKKILGEEGKFDLILLGMGDDGHTASLFPGEAVLKEQTKWVDAYYLAPQKMYRITLTAPLINKAEKIVVVAFGEKKVHALKEVTTGEFNPTLYPMQLIKPVSGELLFLVDKVAAGQN, encoded by the coding sequence ATGATACAGATTTACAATAATACAGAAGAAATAAATACTGTTGCGGCAGATTTATTTGTAGAATCGGCTGAGAAAGCAATTGCTGCAAAAGGCAAATTCACAGCTGTGCTTACAGGAGGTTCTTCGCCAGCAGGAATTTATAAATTATTAGCATCTGATTCTTATAAAAATAAAATAGACTGGAGTAAAGTTTATATTTTTTGGGGAGACGAACGCTGGGTTCCGCTTAACGATGATTTGAGTAATGCTAAAATGTCTTATTCAACTTTACTAAGCCACGTTCCTGTTCCGCAAGAAAACATTTTTGAAATGTACAAAGACGGTGTTACGCCTGAAGAATATGCCGTTACTTACGAAGAAATCATTAAAAAGATTTTAGGAGAAGAAGGTAAATTTGACCTTATTTTATTAGGTATGGGAGATGACGGACACACGGCTTCTCTTTTTCCTGGTGAAGCTGTTTTAAAAGAGCAAACAAAATGGGTTGACGCTTATTATTTAGCTCCGCAGAAAATGTACAGAATTACACTAACTGCCCCATTAATCAACAAAGCAGAAAAAATTGTGGTTGTCGCTTTTGGTGAAAAGAAAGTTCATGCTTTAAAAGAAGTTACAACTGGAGAATTTAATCCAACTTTATATCCAATGCAATTGATTAAGCCGGTTTCTGGAGAATTATTGTTTTTGGTGGATAAAGTTGCTGCTGGACAGAATTAA
- a CDS encoding circadian clock KaiB family protein, giving the protein MEDSSDGTSTTKHKFMLFVSGMSVKSGHAIENLRKICDTYLTNNYELEIVDISRDKEQAVIHQIVAIPTLIKTHPEPKRIILGDLSDKEKVLYILNINEKLGG; this is encoded by the coding sequence ATGGAAGATTCATCTGATGGCACAAGTACAACCAAACATAAGTTTATGCTTTTTGTTTCAGGTATGTCTGTTAAATCAGGACATGCAATAGAAAATTTACGCAAAATCTGCGACACTTACCTCACAAACAATTATGAATTAGAAATTGTCGATATCAGTCGAGATAAAGAACAAGCTGTTATTCATCAAATTGTAGCGATTCCGACATTAATAAAGACTCACCCAGAACCAAAAAGAATTATTCTGGGTGATTTATCAGATAAAGAAAAAGTATTATATATACTGAATATAAACGAAAAGCTTGGAGGATAA
- a CDS encoding ATP-binding protein, translating to MEDNKKNIAALLAEIESLKEELYESNSIVNAIKQGDVDALVVSSNGVPELYSLETADYTYRLLIEKFGQGALSISRKGLILYCNEYFSKLVGIPSEKIIGNYLSEYFVSPTQFVSIIEALRYGITTHEILLKSENEKKIFPAYIALTDLEPAVEAIGIVITDLTEKKKHEEALIKHQKELEEKINELNKTNRNLEEFIHVISHDLKEPLRKIVMNTSRIDQSYFKESDVKAINVMKLSALRLNSLVDDLVQYSSHTAQEERTEIDLETVISEVLEDFEIVISDKNASIKTGKLPRIKASRVQMRQLFSNLISNAIKYSKTNISPVIEIYQEENLDAEIPNQNAKFVKVQIKDNGIGMEESHLLKIFVIFQRLHARNEYSGNGIGLAICKKIMENHSGNITVESTLNEGTVFNLYFPIL from the coding sequence TTGGAGGATAACAAAAAAAATATAGCCGCATTATTAGCAGAAATTGAATCGTTAAAGGAAGAACTTTACGAGTCAAACAGTATTGTCAATGCCATAAAACAAGGAGATGTAGATGCACTTGTAGTAAGCAGCAATGGTGTTCCTGAACTTTACTCTTTAGAAACTGCCGATTATACTTATCGCCTTCTTATTGAAAAATTTGGACAGGGCGCTTTGAGTATTTCTAGAAAAGGGCTCATTCTTTATTGTAATGAATATTTTTCGAAATTAGTCGGAATTCCGTCAGAGAAAATAATTGGAAATTACTTAAGCGAATATTTTGTTAGCCCCACGCAATTTGTATCTATAATAGAAGCGTTGCGCTACGGTATTACAACTCATGAAATTCTTTTAAAATCGGAAAATGAAAAAAAGATTTTCCCTGCTTATATTGCCTTAACTGATCTTGAACCTGCTGTAGAAGCCATCGGAATTGTAATTACCGATTTGACAGAAAAGAAAAAACACGAGGAAGCTCTAATTAAACACCAAAAAGAATTAGAAGAAAAAATAAACGAACTCAATAAAACAAATCGTAATCTGGAGGAATTTATTCATGTAATATCGCACGATTTAAAAGAACCACTGCGAAAAATTGTCATGAATACCAGCAGAATTGACCAAAGTTATTTTAAAGAATCGGACGTTAAAGCTATAAATGTAATGAAGTTATCTGCTCTTCGATTAAATTCGCTTGTAGATGATTTAGTTCAATATTCCTCGCACACGGCACAAGAAGAACGAACCGAAATAGATTTAGAAACCGTAATTTCAGAAGTTCTTGAGGATTTTGAAATTGTAATTTCTGACAAAAATGCAAGTATTAAAACAGGAAAACTGCCTAGAATTAAAGCTTCTAGAGTACAAATGCGACAGCTTTTCTCTAATCTTATTTCGAACGCGATTAAATACAGTAAAACTAACATTTCTCCTGTAATAGAAATTTATCAAGAAGAAAATTTAGATGCTGAAATACCAAACCAAAATGCTAAATTTGTAAAAGTTCAGATTAAAGATAACGGCATTGGAATGGAAGAATCTCATTTGCTTAAAATCTTTGTCATCTTTCAGCGACTGCATGCCCGAAACGAATATTCGGGAAACGGTATTGGTCTTGCCATTTGTAAAAAAATTATGGAAAACCATTCTGGAAATATTACAGTCGAAAGTACATTGAACGAAGGAACAGTATTTAACCTTTACTTCCCAATTTTATAA
- the gndA gene encoding NADP-dependent phosphogluconate dehydrogenase, with product MSKFDFGIVGLGVMGRNLLLNIASHNFAAAGLDLDTEKVNSLQQEADADHTIEATTDVKHFVELIQQPRAIMLLVPAGKPVDSAIASLLPHLDKGDIIIDGGNTYFTDTDRRFLELSEKGIHFFGMGISGGEKGARFGPAMMPGGDQKAYERLRPIFEAIAAKVDGEPCVEYLGNGSAGNYVKMVHNGIEYGIMQLISEIYDLMKRGYNLDDETIQKTFEEWNQTDDLRSYLIEITGKILKQKDEDGALLINKISDWAKSKGTGKWTSQNAMDLQVPVPTIDAAVIMRDMSKTKPERIEAAKKLVWNASETNVPQSEAIAALKSALYLSIVVTYAQGLAQLNTASKEYNYGLNLETVAKIWRGGCIIRATILEDFRKAYVTKSDLPNLLLDNGIASKLTENQAGMRAVIQFAVQKGLPVAGLMNSLAYFDAYRSANLPTNLIQAQRDFFGAHTYERIDKEGVFHTQWAE from the coding sequence ATGAGCAAATTTGATTTTGGAATTGTAGGACTCGGTGTAATGGGCCGTAACTTACTTTTAAATATTGCTAGCCATAACTTCGCGGCGGCAGGTTTAGATTTAGATACAGAAAAAGTCAACTCTCTTCAGCAAGAAGCTGATGCGGACCATACTATTGAAGCGACTACAGATGTTAAGCATTTTGTAGAACTTATTCAACAGCCTAGAGCTATTATGTTATTGGTTCCTGCAGGAAAACCTGTTGATAGCGCAATCGCTAGCTTACTTCCTCATTTAGATAAAGGTGATATTATTATTGATGGTGGAAACACGTATTTTACCGATACAGACAGAAGATTTTTAGAATTATCTGAAAAAGGAATTCACTTTTTCGGAATGGGAATTTCTGGTGGAGAAAAAGGCGCTCGTTTCGGTCCTGCTATGATGCCAGGTGGCGATCAAAAAGCGTATGAAAGACTTCGTCCTATTTTTGAAGCAATTGCAGCAAAAGTTGACGGAGAACCTTGCGTAGAATATCTAGGAAATGGTTCTGCTGGAAACTACGTAAAAATGGTTCATAACGGAATCGAATACGGAATTATGCAGTTGATTTCTGAGATTTATGACTTAATGAAAAGAGGTTATAATTTGGATGATGAAACGATTCAGAAAACTTTTGAAGAATGGAACCAAACAGACGATTTAAGATCTTACTTGATTGAAATTACTGGGAAAATCCTAAAACAAAAAGACGAAGACGGAGCTCTTTTAATTAATAAAATTTCAGATTGGGCAAAATCTAAAGGCACGGGAAAATGGACTTCGCAAAACGCAATGGATTTACAAGTTCCAGTTCCAACTATCGACGCTGCAGTTATAATGCGCGATATGTCTAAAACAAAACCGGAAAGAATTGAAGCTGCTAAAAAATTAGTTTGGAATGCTTCTGAAACAAATGTTCCGCAAAGCGAAGCAATTGCAGCTTTAAAATCGGCTTTATATCTTTCGATTGTTGTGACCTACGCACAAGGATTAGCGCAACTTAACACCGCTTCTAAAGAATACAACTACGGATTAAATCTAGAAACGGTTGCTAAAATCTGGCGTGGCGGATGTATCATTCGTGCTACAATTTTAGAAGATTTTAGAAAAGCATACGTTACAAAATCAGATTTGCCAAATTTGCTTTTAGATAACGGAATTGCTTCAAAACTAACAGAAAACCAAGCAGGAATGAGAGCCGTGATTCAGTTTGCTGTTCAAAAAGGATTACCTGTTGCTGGATTAATGAATTCGTTAGCCTATTTCGATGCTTACCGTTCTGCAAATCTGCCAACAAACCTAATTCAGGCACAACGCGATTTCTTTGGAGCACATACGTACGAACGTATTGATAAAGAAGGCGTTTTCCATACACAATGGGCTGAATAA
- a CDS encoding ionic transporter y4hA codes for MKQLLQWTIIIPILSWVLLFSGLIADSSIFQIVSSILLILSVMSAVHHSEIIAERVGEPYGTIILAISITVIEVSIIVSLMLSEGSEAASLARDTVYAATMLILNGIIGLCLLIGSIKHYEQNFSTSSVTIGLVSLISIIVFTLVFPTFTESVHGSYYSTPQLIFASIACLVIYGSFLFAQTKGYRQYFLTNGTDEDAKTHPIEINNKTFYTSLIFLLVSLGIVVLLAKTLSPTIETIIIGYNLPKSLVGVIIAIIILLPEAIAAIIAARKNRLQTSLNLALGSALASIGLTIPSVAAVCIIMGMPIVLGLDIKSIVLLALSVFTVMLSLSKGKSNIVYGVVLLVNLFAFMFLMIYP; via the coding sequence ATGAAACAATTATTACAGTGGACCATCATTATTCCAATTCTATCTTGGGTTCTTTTATTTAGCGGACTAATCGCAGATAGCAGTATTTTTCAAATTGTTTCTAGTATTTTACTTATTCTCAGCGTAATGTCGGCTGTTCATCATTCTGAAATTATTGCAGAACGTGTTGGAGAACCTTACGGAACCATAATTTTGGCTATCTCAATCACTGTAATTGAAGTTTCTATTATCGTTTCTTTAATGCTTTCGGAAGGTTCTGAAGCGGCTTCTCTTGCCCGCGATACCGTTTATGCCGCGACAATGCTAATTTTAAACGGTATTATCGGATTGTGTCTTCTTATTGGAAGCATAAAACATTACGAACAGAATTTCTCTACTTCTTCCGTTACCATTGGTTTAGTTTCGCTAATTTCTATTATTGTGTTTACTTTGGTCTTCCCTACTTTTACAGAAAGTGTTCATGGTTCTTATTATTCTACTCCACAGTTGATTTTTGCTTCTATTGCCTGTTTGGTTATTTACGGCTCATTTTTATTTGCTCAAACAAAAGGTTATCGCCAATATTTTCTAACGAATGGAACGGATGAAGATGCTAAAACTCATCCCATAGAAATCAATAATAAAACATTTTATACCAGTCTTATTTTTCTTTTGGTAAGTTTAGGAATTGTAGTTTTACTTGCCAAAACCCTTTCTCCTACTATCGAGACTATTATTATAGGTTACAATCTTCCTAAATCTTTAGTTGGAGTTATTATTGCCATAATTATTTTATTACCCGAAGCTATCGCAGCAATTATTGCTGCAAGAAAAAACAGATTGCAAACAAGTCTTAATTTAGCTTTAGGTTCTGCTCTAGCCAGTATCGGATTGACAATCCCAAGTGTTGCGGCCGTTTGTATTATAATGGGGATGCCAATTGTTCTCGGACTCGATATTAAATCGATTGTACTTTTAGCACTATCTGTTTTTACAGTTATGCTTTCTTTAAGCAAAGGAAAATCGAATATTGTATATGGCGTTGTGCTTTTGGTTAATTTATTTGCTTTTATGTTTTTGATGATTTATCCTTGA